In Asanoa sp. WMMD1127, one genomic interval encodes:
- a CDS encoding ABC transporter permease, translating to MTGLPAQAAPAVKEAIGAGGPGQEPTGPSGNGWWNSDAGESTRRNLGLIAVLAGLIVIGIITRPDLYGLEGWWIDNVWSILKLGSTVGVVAVGMTFVIIGGGIDLSVGAIIALAGVWCTTVATQEFGAGGMIFTALAVGLGVGLVNGLLISYGRLVPFIATLAMLVAARGLAAQMSEKKTQQSGNQTINAIAADSFLGVPILVYILAAVVIAGWILLNRTTFGRRTVAIGGNVEAARLAGINVRLHTMMLYALAGLCCGIGAIMLTSISTSAQAAMATNYELDAIAAVIIGGTLLSGGRGTIVGSLLGVIIFATITNLFALNGLSTEAQNMVKGGIIVAAVLIQQFRFKSVTQFLKRNKVTAAS from the coding sequence ATGACCGGGCTGCCCGCGCAGGCCGCGCCGGCCGTCAAGGAGGCGATCGGCGCCGGCGGTCCGGGCCAGGAGCCGACGGGTCCGAGCGGCAACGGCTGGTGGAACAGCGACGCCGGCGAGTCGACCCGACGCAACCTCGGGCTCATCGCCGTGCTGGCCGGTCTCATCGTGATCGGCATCATCACCCGGCCCGACCTATACGGCCTCGAAGGCTGGTGGATCGACAACGTCTGGTCGATCCTCAAGCTCGGCTCGACGGTCGGCGTCGTCGCGGTCGGCATGACCTTCGTGATCATCGGCGGCGGCATCGACCTCTCGGTCGGCGCGATCATCGCGCTGGCCGGCGTCTGGTGCACGACGGTGGCGACGCAGGAGTTCGGCGCCGGCGGCATGATCTTCACGGCCCTGGCGGTGGGCCTCGGCGTCGGTCTGGTCAACGGCCTACTGATCTCGTACGGGCGGCTGGTGCCCTTCATCGCGACACTCGCGATGCTGGTGGCCGCCCGCGGTCTGGCCGCCCAGATGTCGGAGAAGAAGACGCAGCAGTCCGGCAACCAGACCATCAACGCCATCGCGGCCGACAGCTTCCTGGGCGTGCCGATCCTGGTCTACATCCTCGCCGCGGTCGTGATCGCCGGTTGGATCCTGCTCAACCGCACCACGTTCGGCCGGCGCACCGTCGCGATCGGCGGCAACGTGGAGGCCGCCCGCCTGGCCGGCATCAACGTCCGGCTGCACACCATGATGCTGTACGCCCTGGCGGGTCTGTGCTGCGGCATCGGCGCCATCATGCTGACCTCGATCAGCACCTCGGCGCAGGCCGCCATGGCCACCAACTACGAGCTCGACGCGATCGCCGCCGTCATCATCGGCGGCACGCTCCTGAGCGGCGGCCGGGGCACCATCGTCGGCTCACTGCTCGGCGTCATCATCTTCGCCACGATCACCAACCTGTTCGCCCTCAACGGCCTGTCCACCGAGGCGCAGAACATGGTCAAGGGCGGCATCATCGTCGCCGCGGTGCTGATCCAGCAGTTCCGGTTCAAGTCCGTTACGCAGTTCCTCAAACGAAACAAGGTCACCGCAGCCAGCTGA
- a CDS encoding sugar ABC transporter ATP-binding protein, whose product MAEGGDGAERPVVLRLTDVVKTFPGVRALDGVQLEVRAGEVHCLLGQNGAGKSTLIKVLSGAHQPDSGTVEWLGEQVRFANPQAANKAGIATIYQELDLVDDLSIAENAFLGHEPRVAGFVRRGTINKRTREILARLGHGEISPTRMVRTLPAAGKQVVSMARALSHDAKLIIMDEPSAVLAHDEVENLFRIIRDLTSNGIAVIYISHRLEEIREIGDRVTVLKDGRTTAANLPARTTPTRELVSRMTGRTIEYVFPERADKPDVGEELLRVEGLGRQGEFTDVSLTVNKGEIVGIAGLVGSGRSELLETIFGARQAETGKIFVKGKALRPGAVGAAVRAGMGMAPEERKAQALLLGEPIYRNMTLSTFSRIAKFGFTDAGKERAEAMKVAERLELRPRDVKRPVRTLSGGNQQKVVVGRWLLGDTDLLLLDEPTRGVDVGARAELYQVIHALAAQGVGVLLVSSEVPEVLGLSDRVVVMREGRVVRQARAGELDENTVLDLVMAGSLMEGAPA is encoded by the coding sequence ATCGCCGAGGGCGGCGACGGCGCCGAGCGCCCCGTCGTCCTCCGCCTGACCGACGTCGTCAAGACCTTCCCCGGCGTCCGGGCCCTCGACGGCGTGCAGCTCGAGGTCCGGGCCGGCGAGGTGCACTGCCTCCTCGGCCAGAACGGCGCCGGCAAGTCGACGCTGATCAAGGTGCTCTCGGGCGCACACCAGCCCGACTCCGGCACCGTCGAGTGGCTCGGGGAGCAGGTCCGGTTCGCCAACCCGCAGGCCGCCAACAAGGCCGGCATCGCGACGATCTACCAGGAGCTCGACCTCGTCGACGACCTGTCGATCGCCGAGAACGCGTTCCTCGGCCACGAGCCGCGGGTCGCCGGGTTCGTGCGTCGCGGCACCATCAACAAGCGCACCCGGGAGATCCTCGCCCGGCTGGGCCACGGTGAGATCTCGCCGACCCGCATGGTGCGTACGCTGCCCGCCGCCGGCAAGCAGGTGGTCAGCATGGCCCGCGCGCTCTCGCACGACGCCAAGCTGATCATCATGGACGAGCCGAGCGCCGTGCTCGCCCACGACGAGGTGGAGAACCTGTTCCGGATCATCCGGGACCTGACCTCTAACGGCATCGCCGTCATCTACATCTCGCACCGGCTCGAGGAGATCCGCGAGATCGGCGACCGGGTGACCGTCCTCAAGGACGGCCGGACCACGGCGGCCAACCTGCCGGCCCGCACGACGCCGACCCGTGAGCTCGTCAGCCGGATGACCGGACGCACCATCGAGTACGTCTTCCCCGAGCGCGCCGACAAGCCCGACGTGGGCGAGGAGCTGCTCCGGGTCGAAGGGCTCGGCCGGCAGGGCGAGTTCACCGACGTCTCGCTGACGGTCAACAAGGGCGAGATCGTCGGCATCGCTGGCCTGGTCGGCTCCGGCCGGTCCGAGCTGCTGGAGACCATCTTCGGCGCGCGCCAGGCGGAGACGGGCAAGATCTTCGTCAAGGGCAAGGCGCTGCGGCCGGGTGCGGTGGGCGCCGCCGTACGCGCCGGCATGGGCATGGCCCCCGAGGAGCGAAAGGCACAGGCCCTGCTGCTCGGCGAGCCGATCTACCGCAACATGACGCTCTCGACGTTCAGCCGGATCGCGAAGTTCGGCTTCACCGACGCGGGCAAGGAACGGGCGGAGGCCATGAAGGTCGCCGAGCGCCTCGAGCTGCGCCCCCGCGACGTCAAACGGCCGGTGCGCACGCTCTCCGGCGGCAACCAGCAGAAGGTGGTGGTCGGGCGCTGGCTGCTCGGCGACACCGACCTGCTCCTGCTCGACGAACCCACCCGCGGCGTCGACGTCGGCGCCCGGGCCGAGCTCTACCAGGTGATTCACGCGCTCGCGGCGCAAGGCGTCGGGGTGCTGCTGGTTTCCAGCGAAGTTCCTGAGGTCCTCGGTCTGTCCGACCGGGTGGTGGTCATGCGCGAAGGCCGGGTCGTCCGCCAGGCGCGCGCCGGGGAACTCGACGAAAACACGGTGCTCGACCTCGTCATGGCGGGGTCCTTGATGGAAGGTGCGCCCGCATGA